From the genome of Phocoena phocoena chromosome 18, mPhoPho1.1, whole genome shotgun sequence, one region includes:
- the TEX30 gene encoding testis-expressed protein 30 isoform X1, which produces MSHTEVKLKIPFGNKLLDAVCLVPNKSLTYGIILTHGASGDMNLPHLMSLASHLASHGFFSLRFTCKGLNIVHRIKAYKSVLNYLKTSGEYKLAGVFLGGRSMGSRAAASVMCHIEPDDADDFVRGLICISYPLHHPKQQHKLRDEDLFRIKDPVLFVSGSADEMCEKNLLEKVAQKMQAPNKIHWIEKASHSMAVKGRSTNDVFKEINTQILFWIQEITEMDKK; this is translated from the exons atgaGTCATACAGAG gttaaattaaaaataccttttgGAAATAAATTACTAGATGCTGTTTGTTTGGTACCTAACAAGAGCTTAACATATGGAATAATTCTTACACATGGAGCATCAGGAGATATGAATCTTCCTCATTTGATGTCACTGGCATCCCATCTTGCATCTCACGGTTTTTTTAGCCTGAGATTTACCTGTAAAGGCCTTAATATTGTACATAGAATTAAGGCATATAAATCAGTTTTG AATTACCTAAAGACCTCAGGAGAATACAAACTTGCAGGTGTTTTCCTTGGAG GTCGTTCAATGGGCTCAAGAGCAGCTGCTTCTGTGATGTGTCATATTGAGCCAGATGATGCTGATGATTTTGTTCGAGGTCTCATTTGTATTTCCTATCCACTGCACCATCCAAAGCAGCAGCATAAACTTAGAGATGAAGATCTCTTTCGTATAAAAGATCCTGTACTGTTTGTGTCAGGCTCAGCAGATGAAATGTGTGAAAAG aacTTGTTGGAGAAAGTGGCACAGAAAATGCAAGCTCCTAATAAAATCCACTGGATTGAGAAAGCAAGTcattccatggcagtgaaaggaCGGTCAACAaatgatgttttcaaagaaataaatacacagattTTGTTTTGGATCCAGGAAATCACTGAAATGGACAAGAAATAA
- the TEX30 gene encoding testis-expressed protein 30 isoform X2: MSHTEVKLKIPFGNKLLDAVCLVPNKSLTYGIILTHGASGDMNLPHLMSLASHLASHGFFSLRFTCKGLNIVHRIKAYKSVLNYLKTSGEYKLAGVFLGELVGESGTENASS; encoded by the exons atgaGTCATACAGAG gttaaattaaaaataccttttgGAAATAAATTACTAGATGCTGTTTGTTTGGTACCTAACAAGAGCTTAACATATGGAATAATTCTTACACATGGAGCATCAGGAGATATGAATCTTCCTCATTTGATGTCACTGGCATCCCATCTTGCATCTCACGGTTTTTTTAGCCTGAGATTTACCTGTAAAGGCCTTAATATTGTACATAGAATTAAGGCATATAAATCAGTTTTG AATTACCTAAAGACCTCAGGAGAATACAAACTTGCAGGTGTTTTCCTTGGAG aacTTGTTGGAGAAAGTGGCACAGAAAATGCAAGCTCCTAA